The genomic window AGACTCCGGTGTCCGCGTGCGCGACGACGGCGAGAACGTCGGCGATGTGGCGCGGGCGTACGTCAGCAGAGATTCCGGGGGTACGGCCCTTGTCGACGATGGATGTGACGACGTCCATGACGTCCGTTTCCGTCGCATCGGGGAAGATCACCAGCGGCGACGGCAATCTCAGTCGAACTGCGTCGTCGACGGTTGTGGAATCGACGTCGACCTGGAACCGGACCACCTCGTACGCGGCGCTGCTCGCGCGCAGTTCCTCTGGATCGATGTCGAGTTGAACGATGATTCTGCCCAAGTCGGTGCCCTTCGGAACGTCTCTGACGAGCGAGGCCGCGAGGACGGGAGGACCTGCGGTCACTCCGCTGTGCGTGTGCGCAAGGGCGTCGATTCCCGCGCAGCGCTGAAGGAGAAGACCGGCTACGAGCGCCTGCGGATCGGGTCGGTCGGGCACGCCCAGAGTCAGGGGGATGGACACCCGACCCACCGTAGCGGGAGGCAATCGGCGGCCAGCACTTGCGATACAGGCAAGCGTCAACTAACTTAGGTTTGCCTCACCTACCAGCTATCGCACCGGAGGAGCCCATGATCGGCAGCGCGACGACCGGACCGTCCACCGCAGAAAGAGTCCGCAGCGCATGTGCGCGCGCTGAGGGTGCGGCGTTGGCGATCGAAGGCAGTGAACCCGTCATCACGTCACTTCATCACTTGCGTCCGAACGGCGAAATCGTCGTGGCGGTGCCCAGCGATTCGGCAATGGGCACCATCGCGTGGCAGTCGACCCGTGCAGGGGTTCCGGCTGTTCTCGAACTGACCGATCACGCGCCGTTGGCGTTGCGCGAGCCGGTTCGTTCGCTGGTGTGGTTGCGCGGCGAGCTGCGGCCCGTGCCGGAGTCGCTCATGCGGCCCATGGCAGGGGCTGTGGCCGCCGAGCACCCGCACCCCGCGTTGCTCGACGTCGGGCACAGCTCGATTCTCCTGCGGCTCATCCTCGGCTCGGCCGTCGTCGCCGACAGCACGGGCGCCGAGCCGGTAGCAGTCGCAGACCTACTCGCAGCAGAGCCGGACCCCTTCTGGGAAATGGAAACCAGCTGGCTGCAGCACCTCGACGAGGATCATGCCGACCTCGTCAACCAGCTCGCCCGACGCCTCCCGCCGTCGCTGCGTCAAGGTCGCATCCGTCCGCTGGGAATCGATCGATACGGCATTCGTCTTCGGATCGAGAGCGATTACGGCGACAACGACGTTCGGCTCGGGTTCGCCGAACCCGTCGACGACACAATGGCATTGAGCCGTGCGCTCCGCGTTCTGGCCGGCTGCCCGTTCCTCAACGGATTGCGGGCCAGGGGCTAGCCCATACTTGTTCGGTGATCGATCTGAAGAGCTGGATCAACCCGCCGAAGCCCGAGACGTCGCCACCACTCGAACCGGGCGAGCGACGAGCAATCAAGATCGAGATCGCGATCGTTCTGCTCGTCACCTTCGGCCTGAGCGGCCTGAGCAGCATCCTCTCGCTCGTCGAGGACGCGCTGCTGGCCGGCAGTCTGTCCGATCAGACCGTCGCGCTGAACACCTCGAGTTCGTCGCTCGGCATCATCGACCTGCTGTATCAAGTTCTGCGGATCCTGAGGCTCGCTGCGTGGGGCGCACTCGGGCTCTATCTCTTGTGGCGGGCTGGGCTCGGACCTCGACTGATCGGGCTCGCTCGCCCGAGGGCCAAGACGGACCTGCTTCAGGGGCTAGGCCTGGCCGCGCTGATCGGCTTGCCAGGCCTGGTGTTCTACCTCGTCGGCAACGCGGTCGGCTTGAACCTGACCGTCGTCCCCAGCACCATCGACGATCACTGGTGGCGAATTCCAGCCTTGATCGCCTACGCCTTCGCGAACTCGGGGGCCGAGGAAATTCTCGTCGTCGCCTACCTGATCTCGCGTCTTCGACGGCTCGGGTTGTCCGAGAACAGATCCCTTCTGCTGTCGGCGCTGCTCCGCGGCTCGTATCACCTGTATCAAGGCGTGGGCGCAGGCGTCGGAAACTTCCTGATGGGGCTGGTGTTCGGCAGATTCTGGCAGAAAACCAATCGATTGTGGCCACTGCTGATCGCACACGCACTGATAGACATCGTCGCGTTCGTCGGCTACACCGCACTCCGCGGCCATCTCACCTGGCTGCCCTGACGCCGTGCCGTCACTGGCTGCCCTGACGCCGTGCCGTCACTGGCTGCCCTGACACCTCGCCGTCACTGGGTACAGTCGGTGCGTGAGCGACGACCAGCAGGATCGCCGGAACCCCGGACCGGGGCAGCCGCCGCCGGATCGCCGCACGCCCCCACCGCCCCGGCGTCAGCCACCGCCCGGCTACCAGCCCCACCGTCGGGCAACCGCCAACCACCCCGGCCACAGGCCGCCTCCTCCGGGCAACCGGCCGCCTCCTCCTGGCAACCGGCAGCCGCCCCGGGCTACCAGTCCCCGCCTCCGGGCTACCGGCCGCCACCGTCTAGCAACCGCCAACCACCTCCCGGCCACAAGCCGCCCGCCGATCGTCTGCAGCCCCTTCCGCCCGAGGGCACCCAGGTCATCCGGCGCGACGGACGTCCGAGCACTCCGTCGCCACAAGGTCAACAGGCCTGGTCGCAGGCCCCGGAACCGGGCGTCGTGTCTCGCGGATCGAGCCAGCAGTACCGACCGACGGAGCAGTACCGACCGCTCGAGCACGAGGCGCGGGAACAGAACGACTACGCGCCCCGGCAGACGCCTCAGCCGTACACCGACGATCAGCCTCCCCGCCGCCCGACGCCCCCACCGCCTGAACGGGCGCTGCGACGCCCCGAACGACGTCCCGCCCCCGCGAAGCCGCCTCGCGCCCGCAAGAAGCGGCACTGGGGCCGACGCTTCGGCCTGACGTTCCTGGCGCTTCTGCTCGTCTTCGGTGGCCTGCTCTACTACGTCGACAGTTCTCTGACACGTGTCGATGCGCTGGGCAGCTACGACGGGCAAATCGCGGACACTCCGGGTACCAACTGGCTGCTCGTCGGCTCGGACTCACGCACCGGGTTGACGCCCGAGCAGGAGGCCGCGCTCGCGACCGGCGGCGAGACGGGCCCGAGCCGCACCGACACGATCATTTTGATCCACATACCCGAGGGCGGCGGGGCGACGACGATGGTCAGTCTCCCGCGTGACTCGTACGTCTCCATTCCGGGGTACGGACAGGACAAGCTCAACGCGTCGTTCGCGTTCGAGGGCGCGCCGCTGCTGGTCCAGACGGTGGAAGGTGCCACAGGCCTACACATCGATCACTACGCGGAGATCGGGTTCGGCGGCTTCGCCGGCATCGTCGATGCCATCGGCGGCGTCGATGTCTGCCTACAGAACGCCATCTCGGATCCGCTTGCCGGTATCGACCTTCCGGCGGGATGCCAGGAACTTGCAGGTTCGGAAGCACTCGGATTCGTCCGAACTCGCGCTACAGCACTCGCCGACCTCGATCGCATGAACAACCAGCGACAGTTCATGTCCGCCCTCCTGTCGAAGGCCACGAGCCCGTCGACGTACCTGAATCCGCTGCGCCTGTGGCCATTGGTCAAGGACACCGCCTCCTCGCTCAGCGTCGACGACGGCGACCACATCTGGAACTTGGCCGCGCTGGCGTGGGCGATGCGCGGAGAACTGGTCACGACGACTGTGCCTGTATCCGGATTCGAAGACACCGACGTCGGCAACGTTCTGCTGTGGGACTCCGACCGCGCATCGCAGTTCTTCGGCGCACTCGAGCAGGATCAGCAGATACCCCCCGAGCTCAGAACGTCCGGGCCCTGACACGAACGCCCATTTCACGGCGCCCTGACGGTAATCTCACCTTCCATGACCTCGACTGCGGCTTCCTCACGATTCCACGATCTCCTGCGCACACAGGTCGGCCACGAGTTCACGGCGTCGCATCAGTACTTCGCCGTCGCGGTGTGGTTCGAGACCAACGATCTGCCACAACTCGCCCGTCGGTTCTACGTGCAAGCGACAGAAGAGCGCGGCCACGCGCTGATGATGGTCCAGTACCTGATCGATCGGAAAGCGAAGGTCGGAATTTCCGGAATCGGCGACGTCGTCGACGAGTTCTCCACGGTCACCGAACCAGTCGAATTGGCCCTGAACCAAGAGCTACGGGTGACCGACGAGATCACTGCGCTCGCGCGGACCGCACGCGAGGACGGCGACTACATCGGGGAGCAGTTCATGCAGTGGTTCCTGCAGGAGCAGGTCGAGGAAGTTGCAAGTATCCGGAGCCTGCTCAACGTCGTCCGTCGCGCGGGGACCGAGTTGTTCGATGTGGAGACGTTCGTTGCACGCGAAACTGCGACCCGAGTGAACCGGACCACACAAGCACCCAAGCAAGCGGGCGCATTCTGAACAATCTGCTGGTCATAGTCAAGTATTAGGGCGATCTTATTTAGGCAACCTTGACCTCAATAAGGGTGAACTTGGATGACAATGCCCTCTGACCAGCATAATCTCTTGTTTCATGAGCGCAGACATCAAAGAAACCACACACTCCAAGTTCCACGGACTCCTGCGGGATCAGATCCGCAACGAGTTCAACGCGTCGCATCAGTACATCGCGACCGCCGTCTATTTCGCCAACACGGATCTGCCGCAGTTGGCCAAGCACTTCTACGCGCAGGCCGTCGAAGAGCGCAACCACGCGATGATGATCGTCCAGTACTTCCTGGACCGCGACATCACGGTCGAGCTCAACGGCGTCGACGGCGCAAAGTCCGTTTTCACCGATGCTCGCGAGCCGATCGCCTTGGCTCTCGCGCAGGAGGAGACCGTCACCGAGCAGATCATCGCCCTTGCGAGCACTGCACGCGAGGAGGGCGACTACCTCGGCGAGCAGTTCATGCAGTGGTTCCTCAAGGAGCAGGTCGAGGAAGTTGCCAGCATGAAGACGCTGCTCAACGTCGCTGACCGCGCCGGCCACAACCTGTTCGACCTCGAGCAGTTCGTCGCCCGTGAGTACAGCAACTCCGCCCCGGCCGACACCGGTGCACCCAAGGCTGCAGGCGGCGCCGTCTAAGTCCAGTTCGCTGCGCTCACAGTGGCATGGTTGAGTGCCCGCCGAGGGCCTCAGCCATGCCACTGCGGCGGAGCTGCTCCGGCAGCGAAGCCGCTCAGCGCAAGGTGACCTGACGACCACGCAGACCGTCACGTGACCGCCGCTGCTCCGAGGTCAGCGGCGCATCTACCGCCAAAGCCTCGGCTAGTTTCCTACCGAATTCCGATGTCGGTGCTGCCCACTCGGTCGGGTGCAGTTCCGGATCGAGATCGAACACCGGAACCAACAGCCCGTGCGTCCGGAACGATCCGGCGTACCGCGAGCCCTCCCCCAGCGTCAGATCGCCCGCAGCGTGCAACCGCGCGAGCGCGAACATCAGGTCGTCCTCACTCTCGGGACGAACCCACCGCAGGTGCGCCTTGTCGCCCGCGTCGACCCACCACGCTGCCGTCAGGCCTTCGCCCTCCAACCGCGCGGACGGCATGATCGCTTGATTCGCTCGTTCGACGGTAGCCGCGACATCTGCGGCAGGCTCGACGCCGGCAGGCAGCCACCAGTTGAAATTCTGGTGCACGGTGATATCGAGCTCCAGCGTCGGATCGAGCACCTCCTTGAGTGCCGGGGTATTGCCGTCCGGACCCGCCGATTCGAGCGACTCGCCTGGCTGCGCGATCGACGCCCAGGACAACGCGCTGGACAGATCGGCGGCCACGTTGGGCGAATGCACCTGCACCTGCAGACCGGCGAATCCTCTGGCCTCCCCGCTCTCCTCGCGCACGAGCGCGGCGACGGCACCCGGAAGAACCGTCGCAATCGTCAGAGAGCGACCGTCGACGACAACCGGCGCAGTAGCGGACGGAACGAACTCACGAAGCGCGACGAGGTCGCATTCTGCCTGCACACCCTGGAACGGGCGCGTCGGCGCGGCCTGGAGGTTCGCACGCTCGGCCTCACGCTGTGCGAGCTTCGCGGCTCTGTTGCTGTCCTGCTTCGGACCACTGTTTCTTTTGCTCTTTCCCACGCTCGAAACCTACACGCTGAGCAATATCCGAGGTCACTCCGCAGGATGAGATGCGCTCACGCCCCCCAGTTCACTCCGCAGGCTCCGCTCACGCCTCCAACCACGCGCGTGTACGCGCCGGGTTGTTGGTAGCCACCCATCCGACGCCCAGATCGCGACAGAGTTCGACGTCGGCCTTCTCGTCCACCGTCCAGCAGTACGTCGCGCGTCCCGATGCCGCAGCCCTGTCCACGATCGACGGGCGCGCACGCAAACTCTTGATCGACGGCCCCACCGCGGTGGCACCGACCGTCGTGGCGGCTCCGCCGCCGAGATAGTACGAAGCGTCGCCGAGTAGGACAGTCGGAAGCAGCGGCGCGAACCGTCGAACTCGCCAGACCGCCGTCGGCGCGAACGACATGATGACCGCCCTCGAATGCGCGGCCGACGCCGGTTGGGCGATCCCGTACCGATGCAGTTCGGCCAGCACCTTGTTTTCGACGAGCGATCCGTAGCGCACCGGATGTTTGGTCTCGATGAACAATTTGGTCGGTTTCGACGTCCAATCGAGCACCAGCTCAATGAGGTCGCCGAGGGTCAGCAAGTCTGCGGGCTCGGCGCCGTCGCCGTAATCGAATCCCCGCAGGGTCTCGTAGTCGAGTCCGCTGACGATGCCGGTTCCGTTCGACGTCCGATCCACGCGCCGGTCGTGCACACACACGATGCGGCCGTCACGGGTGAGCCGGACGTCGCATTCGAGGCCGTCGGCACCGTGGCGCAGCGCGAGGTCGTATGCGGCGAGAGTATGTTCCTTTTTCTCCTCCGAGGCTCCGCGATGTGCGACGACGAACGGGCCTCGCCGCTCGGCCCTCACGCGCGTTCTCCGCTCACGACGCGGCCACCTTCAGCGGCTGATCCTCGGATTCCGGCGCCTCGATCGCTGCCATGCCGTCTTCACGTACCTCGGCTTTACCTGCTTCGGGCTCACCTGTTTCACCTGCTTTGGTTTCACGTGGAACCAACGCGGGACCCGACGTGGAACCTGGGATCGCGACGACCCATCGTGTGGGCGACGCCCGGCGTCCACCTCGCCAACCGAGTCCGTCGACCCTCCGCATGAGGTGGATGGTCAGGAGGGCGACCGCCGCAGCGATCAGCGCGACCACCGCAGAGAGCAGCACGCCGTCGGCCTGTGCCTGCAGCGAATCTCGTAGCCGCCACAGAGAAGCGGCCAACACGAAAGCCCAGTTCGCCACCCATGCCGTCCACCAGACGCGCACCAGTATCCGCAATCGATCTCGATCGGCGCGACCTCTGACGTCGACCAATTCGGTCAGGAACACCCCGGGGAGAGCGAGAGTGAGGAATGGAACGAGACTTCCGACGAATATGCTTCGCGCGCTGCGCGGGTCACGCAATCCGGCTCGTTCGAACATCAGCCGCCGGCGGTCGACCAGCCAGCAGACCGACGCAACGGCCGCGGCGACGCCGATGACAACGGACGCGACCTGGGCGAACAAGACCAGCGCATCCGACGCGGCGAGGGTTGTTCGGCTCACCAAACGTGTGCGGTTGTACAGAAGGACCCCGTAGCGAACGAACTCGGCGACTGCCGCGAGGCCGAGAAGCGCTGCGACGAGCAGCAGCAATCCGGACGCCGAACCGGCCCACCGTACGAGTCGGGATTCACTATCCTGAGCCACTGCGCGGGGACGGTCGATCAAACCCCAGCGTGGAATCTCGTCGTACTTCGGTGTTGCTGTTCTTCTGGGCGCAGACGGCTGCACGCGTCGGGGGGATTTGGTGCGGGGACGACGGGCGACCCATTTGAAGTTCCGCTGGCCTGCCGCGGGCGCCGAAGCAGACACCGGCGACAGCAACACTCCGTGACAACGCGGGCACCACACCGCAGGGCGGGTGCCGACGGGCCACCGCGTCGCGCAGCGTGCGCAGACCTGGAATGCGGACACTAGACGATTCTCGCCTCGGCGCCGTCGTCGCGCACGATCGGGCGGCCCGCTGCCTCCCAGGCCGACATACCGCCGTCGACGTTGGTCGCTTCGTAGCCGATCTGCGCCAGGTACTCCACGACGCGCAGAGACCGTCCACCTGCTTTGCACACCACATACAGCTGCGCATCGGCGTCGATCTCACCGATGCGGGAGGGCACTTCCGCCATGGGGATGTGCACGGCACCCGGTGCGTGACCGCTGTGCCACTCTTCGTTCTCGCGAACGTCGAGCAGAATTATCGACGCACCAAGCTCGACGGGAAGTTCGGCGGCGGGGACAGAGGACACATCCGGAGCAGACACATACGCGATCTTGTCACGCGTTCGGCCTAGGCTGCCACCCGCAAATCCGACGCACTTGTGGATGAATGCCGGAAGTTGTCCACATTATCCACAGACCGATCCACAGAAACCGGGCAGATGCCGGTTTTATCCACAGGCGTCTGTGCGCTCCTAGACTTCGGCATATGGCAATCGAACTACGCGTATTCACCGAACCCCAACAGGGTGCGACCTACGACGAGCTTCTGCGCGTGGCGCAGACAGCGGAGACACTCGGCTTCGGCGCGTTCTTCCGCTCCGATCACTACCTGTCGATGAG from Rhodococcus sp. P1Y includes these protein-coding regions:
- a CDS encoding glycerophosphodiester phosphodiesterase family protein; translated protein: MRAERRGPFVVAHRGASEEKKEHTLAAYDLALRHGADGLECDVRLTRDGRIVCVHDRRVDRTSNGTGIVSGLDYETLRGFDYGDGAEPADLLTLGDLIELVLDWTSKPTKLFIETKHPVRYGSLVENKVLAELHRYGIAQPASAAHSRAVIMSFAPTAVWRVRRFAPLLPTVLLGDASYYLGGGAATTVGATAVGPSIKSLRARPSIVDRAAASGRATYCWTVDEKADVELCRDLGVGWVATNNPARTRAWLEA
- a CDS encoding LCP family glycopolymer transferase, which translates into the protein MQPLPPEGTQVIRRDGRPSTPSPQGQQAWSQAPEPGVVSRGSSQQYRPTEQYRPLEHEAREQNDYAPRQTPQPYTDDQPPRRPTPPPPERALRRPERRPAPAKPPRARKKRHWGRRFGLTFLALLLVFGGLLYYVDSSLTRVDALGSYDGQIADTPGTNWLLVGSDSRTGLTPEQEAALATGGETGPSRTDTIILIHIPEGGGATTMVSLPRDSYVSIPGYGQDKLNASFAFEGAPLLVQTVEGATGLHIDHYAEIGFGGFAGIVDAIGGVDVCLQNAISDPLAGIDLPAGCQELAGSEALGFVRTRATALADLDRMNNQRQFMSALLSKATSPSTYLNPLRLWPLVKDTASSLSVDDGDHIWNLAALAWAMRGELVTTTVPVSGFEDTDVGNVLLWDSDRASQFFGALEQDQQIPPELRTSGP
- a CDS encoding rhodanese-like domain-containing protein, which produces MSAPDVSSVPAAELPVELGASIILLDVRENEEWHSGHAPGAVHIPMAEVPSRIGEIDADAQLYVVCKAGGRSLRVVEYLAQIGYEATNVDGGMSAWEAAGRPIVRDDGAEARIV
- a CDS encoding DUF4328 domain-containing protein — translated: MSASAPAAGQRNFKWVARRPRTKSPRRVQPSAPRRTATPKYDEIPRWGLIDRPRAVAQDSESRLVRWAGSASGLLLLVAALLGLAAVAEFVRYGVLLYNRTRLVSRTTLAASDALVLFAQVASVVIGVAAAVASVCWLVDRRRLMFERAGLRDPRSARSIFVGSLVPFLTLALPGVFLTELVDVRGRADRDRLRILVRVWWTAWVANWAFVLAASLWRLRDSLQAQADGVLLSAVVALIAAAVALLTIHLMRRVDGLGWRGGRRASPTRWVVAIPGSTSGPALVPRETKAGETGEPEAGKAEVREDGMAAIEAPESEDQPLKVAAS
- a CDS encoding DUF5926 family protein; amino-acid sequence: MGKSKRNSGPKQDSNRAAKLAQREAERANLQAAPTRPFQGVQAECDLVALREFVPSATAPVVVDGRSLTIATVLPGAVAALVREESGEARGFAGLQVQVHSPNVAADLSSALSWASIAQPGESLESAGPDGNTPALKEVLDPTLELDITVHQNFNWWLPAGVEPAADVAATVERANQAIMPSARLEGEGLTAAWWVDAGDKAHLRWVRPESEDDLMFALARLHAAGDLTLGEGSRYAGSFRTHGLLVPVFDLDPELHPTEWAAPTSEFGRKLAEALAVDAPLTSEQRRSRDGLRGRQVTLR
- a CDS encoding ferritin, producing MSADIKETTHSKFHGLLRDQIRNEFNASHQYIATAVYFANTDLPQLAKHFYAQAVEERNHAMMIVQYFLDRDITVELNGVDGAKSVFTDAREPIALALAQEETVTEQIIALASTAREEGDYLGEQFMQWFLKEQVEEVASMKTLLNVADRAGHNLFDLEQFVAREYSNSAPADTGAPKAAGGAV
- a CDS encoding DUF2470 domain-containing protein, which encodes MIGSATTGPSTAERVRSACARAEGAALAIEGSEPVITSLHHLRPNGEIVVAVPSDSAMGTIAWQSTRAGVPAVLELTDHAPLALREPVRSLVWLRGELRPVPESLMRPMAGAVAAEHPHPALLDVGHSSILLRLILGSAVVADSTGAEPVAVADLLAAEPDPFWEMETSWLQHLDEDHADLVNQLARRLPPSLRQGRIRPLGIDRYGIRLRIESDYGDNDVRLGFAEPVDDTMALSRALRVLAGCPFLNGLRARG
- a CDS encoding CPBP family intramembrane glutamic endopeptidase, which encodes MIDLKSWINPPKPETSPPLEPGERRAIKIEIAIVLLVTFGLSGLSSILSLVEDALLAGSLSDQTVALNTSSSSLGIIDLLYQVLRILRLAAWGALGLYLLWRAGLGPRLIGLARPRAKTDLLQGLGLAALIGLPGLVFYLVGNAVGLNLTVVPSTIDDHWWRIPALIAYAFANSGAEEILVVAYLISRLRRLGLSENRSLLLSALLRGSYHLYQGVGAGVGNFLMGLVFGRFWQKTNRLWPLLIAHALIDIVAFVGYTALRGHLTWLP
- a CDS encoding ferritin, with translation MTSTAASSRFHDLLRTQVGHEFTASHQYFAVAVWFETNDLPQLARRFYVQATEERGHALMMVQYLIDRKAKVGISGIGDVVDEFSTVTEPVELALNQELRVTDEITALARTAREDGDYIGEQFMQWFLQEQVEEVASIRSLLNVVRRAGTELFDVETFVARETATRVNRTTQAPKQAGAF